AGGATCTTCCCAGCCTGAGAACGCTTTCCTCTCTGACCGAAAGCCCTTCTACCAGGCCGTTTCTGACCAGGTAGTCCTCAAGCATGCCGTTTCTGAGGCTTCTGTCCGCTACGGTCAGCCTTTCGATGGCCAGCTCTTCCATGATAGTCTCCAGTATAGCCGCACCGGATACTATTATATCCTTTCTCCTAGGGGAGACCCCTTTCAGCTTCTCCCTCTCGGCGGCGGGGAGGGGACAGAGCATCCGGGAGACCTTTTTTAGCCCCCGAAGGGTCAAGGTTGGTCCGTCGGTGGGTGGCTCAGCCAGCTCCGGGAAGGATCGAACCGCCAGTTCCTGAAGGTGGCGGGCGGTCCCTGAGGAGGCCAGCACCCTGTCGAACTGGGCGGACCGGAGTTTTTTAAGGGAACGAATGCCTCTGCTGAGAATATGACGTTTCATGTCCTCAAAGGTGCTTTCGCCCACCGGGCCCATATACCCCGGCTCGAAGAACCGATTATAGACCCTTATGGTCCCTACCTGAAGGGAGTCTAGAAAGGAAAAATCCCCTTCGTGACCGAGGATCAGCTCGGTGCTCCCTCCTCCTATGTCTATAAAGAGGCCGTTTTTGCCTCTGAGGTAATGTCCTCTTGAGACCCCTAGGTATATTAGTCGGGCTTCCTCCAGTCCCGATATGACCTTAAGGTCAAGGCCGGTCTCCCCCTTGACCCGATCTATAAACTCCTCAGAGTTTGCCGCGTCCCTGGTGGCGGAGGTGGCGAGGGCGGTTATCTCAGTGGCTCCCAGGGACTGGGCCGATTTAGCGAAGCGGCTCAAGACCAGCAGGGCCCTGTCCATGGCCTCCGATGTCAGTTTGTTGGAGGAAAATCCCCCTTCCCCCAGCCTGACCGCTACTTTCTGATCCGAGAGCAGCGAGTAGGCTCCGTTTTCTTTCACCGATACGGCCATCATCCTGGCTGAGTTGGTCCCTAGGTCTATAAAGGCCACCCTTCTATCCTGCTCCACCGCAAATCCCCCTTATATCAACGATTTATCAGATCGCTCCAGGTTTTATCCTGGACCAATCCATCCCAGTAGGGGATAAAGAGGTCGACCTCCCTATCTAGCCTTTCCCTAAGCCTTTGGCAGAGTCCCTCTACCCCCGAGGCGACGGAATTAAATCCTCTGGCATGTCCGAAAAAGGCCACAGTCCTGTCCAGTTCCTCCTGGGTAAATGCAGGAAGGGCCTCTATCCACAGGTCCATGTCGTGAATCTCTCCCAGTTTATCCTGAATTTCCTTAAGGACCTTAAGCCACCGGCCAAAGGGGGCGCCCATAGGATCATCGTAAAGCTCCAAGGTGTACCGCAGCCTTTTGCAATCTTTTCTGAGACCGTGCCAAGCTCCTCTGTCGTAGCCTCTTTTTACGAACAGATCGTTTCCAGCGACTTTAAGAACCAGTTTTTTCACGTGTCCCGACACTATTTTATCCGGGAAAGGAGGTTCTTCAAGGCGATACTGACCTATTATAGGCTTCAGCTTTTTTGCTGCCTGGTTCCATATATCCCAAACGAGGCATGCCTGGGCCTTTTCGACCATCGTGGGCTCAATACGACTTCTCTCCTGAGCAAGCCTCAGATACAGTCTTGCCAGTCCTCTGTCTCCCTCCTGGTCCTTTAACTCCTGAGATATAAACTGGAGCCTTACGTCCAGGTCTCGAGCCTGCCCGAGATCTCTGCCGTAGTTCCTCATATCCCTGCTCCAGCCACTTATATCGTCGGCAGAAAAGACTGCGGACATAACCGCCAAGACCGACCTTATACGCCTGGTGGCTACTCTCGCCCTGTGAAGGTCCTCTATGTCCGAACTCGAAATAGCTACCATCTGGGAGTTCTTCTTTAGCTTATCCAGATGCCCTAGGAGGACCGCACCGCAGTAAGCCTGATGAACGAAGGATGGATTCATCACCGATCCTCCATCACCGGATTCCAGCCCTGCCGGTGTTCCATCATCCACCTCTGAGAGTCGAAGGAGCTCTCTCCCTTGGCGACGGTGACTTTGGAGTAGGTTCCGTCGGAGTTGAGCTCCCAGGCATTTTCCGTGTCCGCCAGGTGCTTCATCAGTATATCCTCCACCATGGAGGCCCTCAACTCAGGGGCGTCTATAGGGGTCAACACCTCGACCCGACGATCCAGGTTCCTGGGCATCATATCAGC
The uncultured Dethiosulfovibrio sp. genome window above contains:
- a CDS encoding CHAD domain-containing protein, whose protein sequence is MNPSFVHQAYCGAVLLGHLDKLKKNSQMVAISSSDIEDLHRARVATRRIRSVLAVMSAVFSADDISGWSRDMRNYGRDLGQARDLDVRLQFISQELKDQEGDRGLARLYLRLAQERSRIEPTMVEKAQACLVWDIWNQAAKKLKPIIGQYRLEEPPFPDKIVSGHVKKLVLKVAGNDLFVKRGYDRGAWHGLRKDCKRLRYTLELYDDPMGAPFGRWLKVLKEIQDKLGEIHDMDLWIEALPAFTQEELDRTVAFFGHARGFNSVASGVEGLCQRLRERLDREVDLFIPYWDGLVQDKTWSDLINR
- a CDS encoding Ppx/GppA phosphatase family protein; amino-acid sequence: MEQDRRVAFIDLGTNSARMMAVSVKENGAYSLLSDQKVAVRLGEGGFSSNKLTSEAMDRALLVLSRFAKSAQSLGATEITALATSATRDAANSEEFIDRVKGETGLDLKVISGLEEARLIYLGVSRGHYLRGKNGLFIDIGGGSTELILGHEGDFSFLDSLQVGTIRVYNRFFEPGYMGPVGESTFEDMKRHILSRGIRSLKKLRSAQFDRVLASSGTARHLQELAVRSFPELAEPPTDGPTLTLRGLKKVSRMLCPLPAAEREKLKGVSPRRKDIIVSGAAILETIMEELAIERLTVADRSLRNGMLEDYLVRNGLVEGLSVREESVLRLGRSCGFDESHGRHIAALALSLFDSSLSLGLHEFNPIDRELLYYGALLHDIGMFLSLKDHHAHGSYIVRHSQLLGFTDREMDVLSALVHYHRGKRPKARDAVLASMDEGASNMVQRCSMFLRMAESMDRSHREIISRCRFEKREKRVYLVLTVKEPSEWELERWALESDLEDFKKVFRISLKLEGSE